GAAAAAATGATGTTTTAAAAGCTTCTTTGCAGAAGGACGCTTTGAAGGATCTTTCACCAGACAACTGGCAGTCATCTGTTTGAAAGACTATATACAGAAAACAATCCAAGACAAGAATTAGATGACTTTTTTACCAAACAGACATGAAAAAAACATGTTACCTTGGAGAATTTCCGGTCCCTCTCGTAATCAAGACCAGGAGGTGCGTTTTGCAAGGTCATTAGCAAAACCTACAAAGTTAAAAGTATGTTTACTTCATAAAAACTCAGACGTAAATACTACCAGAAGCAACCATTGGTAAATGTATGCAAATAAGAAACCTTCATTGGTGGATACTTAGAGAAAGGAGCATGCCCATGAGCAAGCTCCAGAGCTGTTATACCGAAAGACCATATATCAGCCCTGCAGAAAATTTGAAGCAGAAAAAAATCTAccttaatgttttttttttttagacaGATACAGTTTTTAGTTACTTCATAAATTTGGTCTTCGTGTGGTAGGAATGGAAAAGAAAAAGTGTTGAACAATTAAGGGAAAAAAATCTCACTGTACGGAAAATTACTAACTTGAAGGCGTATCCATGCAGTTGCTCCATAACCTCAGGTGCCATCCTAACAAAAATGCAAAGCTTTGAGTCAAATATTTTGAATAATTTGATACGGTAATTTGTTTTATAAatagtatattatatattatattataaactaTCAATAAAGACAGAAATAATACCAGCAAGGTGTCCCAACAAATGTATTCCTCACACGTTGCCTGTCACCAGAATCAAATAAGCATGCAGAAACACCAAAGTCACCCAGCTTTATTGCACCTTGGTCACTTATGAGAATGTTTCCAGCCTATTTAAACAAGCAATGCTGACCCATTATAAacataatattaatatacataacaaAAAAAGGATATAgaacaagcaaaaaaaaaaaaaattaaatgctcAACCTTCCACATTCACTATGTTAGAAACAGGGTTTGAATTGATAATCAAGGATTGATGCTTAAATCGTGTAAACACTTTCTCAATAGAGTATTAGAGTATTTCGGCCCCATTAATGCCTTGGGTTCACGAAAACCTtattgggataagacaagaacaaCACTTTGTATCTAGGCAATAAGTTTACAAAGCAAAAAAACAAAGAGTTTGTATGTTTTCTGTATGTTCTTATGAAAATGAAGTGGAAAGGTGCGAAGCGAAAAAACGCAAACTTTCAACCAAAAGGTGCAACCTTTCAACTAAAAAGTGCCACTTTTCAACGAAAAGGTGCACCCTTTCAACCGACGGTTATACCTTATCGTTCACACCTTTTGAAAATGGTGGTTACTTAACCCTTTTCAAAGCTGCAATTTCCAAGACATTATTGAAGTAACCCGAGAGAGCATGCACTCACCACTCTCCAAACTTATCATTGAGTATAATTCAATAACCCTTTGCTTCAAGTAAATCCCAATTGACCAAAATGATTTTTATAACACTAAAATAGAAAACACCACTATACACAAACAAAGATGAACTACTATTCAGGTGTACACTAGATATATCTAAGACATTGGTTGTCAGAATTATCACATTCCCAATCGCCAGTCAGCATTACACATGAACATACGAGGACAAGCACATGCAGTTAAACTATGGGTTCACACAAACTCAAAATGCAAAACTAAGATGTCACTCAATTGTAAAGATCTCTAatacagaagaagaagaaaaaaagcgCATGCAGATATATATAATATGGGTCCAACCAAACTCTGAGAACATTAAAATATTGCGGGAATTGAACTTACTTTGACATCTCGATGGATGTGCCCATGATGGTGAAGATACTCCAATGCTTTTAACACCTCTCGAAGTATAGTTGCAATTATAGCTTCTTCAAAACCCTCAGGGTGAGAAGCCTTCAATATATGGAGGCATGAACCACCACCCATAAAAGGCATAATAACCCATAGGTTATGGTCATTTACGAATGAACAGTGTGATTTAAGAACATTTGGATGGTCAACTAGAATCATCGTCTGAGCCTCACGTGATACATTGTTCTACAACCAGATAAACAAATACAAAAATTAACATAAAATAAAGAATCAACCAGTAAATCATCAATTAAATGCTGtcaatcctaaaaaaaaaaacatatactgTTGGTTTGAAGTGAAAACGGAGATGAACTCTGTTAAAATGTTAGTTTACATATGTGCTTATAGTCTAATTGTTCAATATAAGTTCCTCAATTCATGTTATAAGTCAAGGAAATGCATATTTAAGAGCTATTATACTTTATGGCGGAATCAAGTAGGAATGCATTATTTAAAATTTATAAGCAAGCATATaaactacggagtattattttcgCCATACAATACATGAATTATGGAAATACAGTAATTGAAGATATAAAACCATTGTCAGAGCAGCAGTAAACCTAACCCTTCAGGAACTATTCAATTGGCTAACTTaatgtattatattaattaattaataattaattgatTACAAACAGAAGACATAAAATTCCCATACAATATGAAAAACCAATTGCATAACAATGAGTAACAAAAATGATGatgaaataataatataaaaatataccaAATCACAGTTTCCTCGTTCGAAATCGAGAACTTTAATAGCCACAATATCATCATTAGCAAGACACTTGGCTCGATAAACGGATGCGCTAACACCTTGCCCTATCTCCTCATACAGCACATAATGCTCTGCTCCAATCGGATATTTTTTCATTTCAatcactaaataaaaataaatcatATCAATCATCAATAACACAAAAATGCAGCTCaacttataacaaatatatacCTATATAGTTCtaaatctaaataaataaatacatacatacatacatacatatacgaaTGAATTTTCAAAACTTACAATTGCATGAAACGTTGTGATAACAATTCAACGTATAGTGAAAACCTCACGGAATTGAATTCAGATTCACCGATTAAATAGGTATATATTAATtgattgatgataatgatgatgacgtCAGCTAGAGAGGGAAGATGATCTCTGGTTTCTCGtgatggagagagagagagagagagagagagagagagagagagagagagagcgcgCGTATCGGATCGCCAGTCGAACAACGGAGAAACTTTTTTGTATTACAATCCCGCCACTTGTTATATCAATGAAAGAagataaatacaaaataaaaaattaAGAAGGGTGTACAAGTGTTGCTGCTGGATGTACAAGTGTTGATACCTGGCTATGTGCAGAACTTCGTTATTCGTACAGTTTCTTTCTTTATCCAGAATTTTACTGAGTAGAGAGATAAACTTACGTCTTACGAATTGATAATTGACAGGGGATCTTATTAATAATTACGATTTTCTCGTATTAAGTTAAGTCAACATCAAAGATTACGTTAGATATGGTAACTTTTATAAAATCCTTttgaaaaagattaaaaataaataaataaatgatttgTTCCAATAATAAAAATGTGTTAGAAAACTTGTTAGACCTTTGGGGCTAGGGTCAGTGACGATTTCAGGATCAGAATTTAATGAGGTCTCGAAATTTTTTTCCAATGATAATATATTTTAATGatattttagtggttgtttacctttAGAAAATtacaaattcgaaaaatatatatgGTCCacgtagttaaatttagtggtgtcgtaTACAATTTATAAGaaacaatataaatataaaaaatatatggggtcctatagttaaatttagtggtgtcctataaaaTTTAAAAGAGTATTTTCTACAGAATATTTTTaaactagtggtgtcccgtgaccccacgggCTTCAAAGTAAAGTCGCCACTGGCTAGGGTTATAGAATATAAACACCGGATTGTTTCTTGAATCGTGAATCACTTTCCAAATCAAGTATTTTCACCCTATTAGCCTCGAG
This window of the Rutidosis leptorrhynchoides isolate AG116_Rl617_1_P2 chromosome 7, CSIRO_AGI_Rlap_v1, whole genome shotgun sequence genome carries:
- the LOC139858977 gene encoding uncharacterized protein — its product is MIFVEKWSPHLKEFEVSDCGNNNVEFIFQKVVFAVGLLRLFDDDCSNGYRRLKVTVIEMKKYPIGAEHYVLYEEIGQGVSASVYRAKCLANDDIVAIKVLDFERGNCDLNNVSREAQTMILVDHPNVLKSHCSFVNDHNLWVIMPFMGGGSCLHILKASHPEGFEEAIIATILREVLKALEYLHHHGHIHRDVKAGNILISDQGAIKLGDFGVSACLFDSGDRQRVRNTFVGTPCWMAPEVMEQLHGYAFKADIWSFGITALELAHGHAPFSKYPPMKVLLMTLQNAPPGLDYERDRKFSKSFKQMTASCLVKDPSKRPSAKKLLKHHFFKQARSNDFIVRKLLEGLPTIGDRLEAIKKKEEDMLAQKKIPDGQKEEISQNEYKRGISGWNFDLEDVKAQASLV